Genomic window (Drosophila albomicans strain 15112-1751.03 chromosome X, ASM965048v2, whole genome shotgun sequence):
CTTAATACTCTTCTATTCAATTCCGCCTCAATTCCATTCCGCTGACAAATTTTGAGCGCAATGATTTCGGTATTAATCGGCTTTCTGGCGTTTAGTGCTTCCACCTTTTCGATTGAGATTTTCGAAGTCCGTGTCAGCGATGCCACATTCTTATTATGGTGtaatttgtgaaaatattCGAGGGAATTTATCttgattgtattttattaCTCCCAATCACAAAGAGTAAATTTGTGAATAGGTCTTAGAGTTGTAGGTTAACTTTTCATGCCTTTCGAGACAACTTTCATGTTTCctgatttataaaatttaaaaaaatatataaaaattaaggCCAATGGTTTTAAAAcgataaaaatgtaataaaatgctaaaaatcCAAGTTCGAAATTGTTgataaaattgctaaaaacCTTAATAATTTTTGGGTTTCTGTGGAACCGTTCAAATTTTCGAGTAAAATCAATTAAGctaaattttctaatttgcaaattgtttaccaatattaaagtaattagAAGTCAATGAGTCATTAATTcgtttccaaaattttttttttattttttttgtgatattgCTGCtacccaaaaaataatacactTAAAAATCACAATCCATATCGAaggtatttaatttgtttgtattgcCAAAAGCAACGAATTTTCAATTAtctttgtaaataaaaagtaagaCAGCTAAAATCGTGtggcaatatttttttcagaAAAAGCAAtagagtgcggtattaatcgaaaaatattgcaaatttatgttctgaaaaaaaaaagaaatattaaaatattgtgaGAACAACTCATCAATGCCATCGCGACAATATCAAACTGCCTGGGAATCAGATATTCATCGATATTTCAATccaattacaaaatttatttgttccAGTCGCCATTAAAAAACTTCCTtcatgataatgataatgattatCTATTACGATATATGGCAATCGAATcattagaaatatttgttgaaatatatattgagataaaaaaaatcagcATTAAACTGTGataaatcatttgaaataaGAATGATCCAAATGGAGTAGTCTCAGCAGCTTTGAAAAGAAAGtcgacaaaaacaaattattttaagcaacTGATATTGAAATCGCTTTTATTGGTTAAGATGTTGGATTcgaataaattattgtttttcattgaGAATCATTCAGAATTATGGAATAAAGCACATCCAAATTTTGTAAACAGAAAAGTAGCCAAGATATTTTGGAAAACATCGCGCTTTCggtaattaataaaatttaacaacattCCTTGAAATGAAATTCCCATCGGCAAATATctgtaaataacatttaacattttcagTAGACGAATGCAAGCGAAAATATTACTGTTTAAGATTGGAGTATAAAAAGACTTTACGTTCGATACCACAACCAACATTACTTATCtcgatatacaaataatttaagaaaattcaGTTTTTGAGATAATTTTTGGACGAATCTTTCATTGCACTATGGGGCATTTTCTATTTGAACTGACATTCAATATTTCGAGAAAACCATTCTACATTTTTTACTGCGATTTCATCTTCTCTCTACAGAGCACAAATCGGTGTTGGAAAACGTAAGGTTTTCTGAGAAGAATGCCAATGGCGCACATTGTGCGGAAAAGTGCAGAATAAGACAACCATTGATGGATTCAGAATCAACAAAGCTACATCACACACTTTGACTTACTGCTAAATTATgctattattttcaaaaatcttTTCCAAAGTTTAAAATTGTTCCTCAAAATGTTGCTTTACAAAATGCGCATATAAGCACGACCAATTTgaacatttaaatgtattgAACATACCTAGAAAGCTGCGAAGTTATTATTCATGACTTCTCTTTTTATTAATGGTTTTCaacattaataaatgaatgaaatatgcaaacttAGCTCACGAACTTTCGGATGCAACAGCTGTCTTTACAGTTGTTAACTGTTAAGTTCcaatattttgagaattaaCAGTTTGATGCATTGTTAATGCATTGAACAGAACAATTTTCTAATTAGGACACTTTCAAAAAACGCCTAAATGTCAGAGAAAGTGGTCAAATGCCCAAAGTGTAAGGAGAGATTGTCAGTCatatcgagagagagagagagagagagagagcataaaactatgctaaataatactatactaaattatacacaTTTCATAGACAATGTGGCTGTGGCAATCAGCAGATATCGTGGCCATTAAATGCCATCGACTACCGTAGAAATAAAAGTCAGTTTCATTCTCTCTTACCCCACACACCATAATAGACAATGCGAAGGAGTTGATGGTAGAAATGAATTATGAACTGTTCTCTCATTGATGTCGTCtctccgttttttttttactgctaTTCACACTAATCCTCGTTGGATCGTTGGTCAGCTGCATGATGACGCTGCTGCTTGGCCGCATATTTGGATCGAGATTGTCCAAGTCGAGAAGTCGCTTCACTTTTGTCCAACTGCTTGTACATCTTATCGTGATGGCGCTGCTGAGCGACCAACTGCGCCTGACGGCGACCGATCTCATTCAATTGAGTCGCCGCCTCCCAATCGCGAGTCATCGCGTCGCGAGTGCGTTCGTCGGGACTGCGCATGAATTGTTTGCGCAACGAATGTGGCTCGGTTTGGCCAAAGTCTGGTCTATAGCGACGGGGATCGCGGGCGCTCAACCACTTGGTGTCCGTGCTCAGGGGATCCTTCCACATGTTCGTCTCGCGCCTCATTGGATGCGCCGGATGCATTGGATTATGAGCCAGATTTGGAGTCGGAGTCCGAGTCTGAGTCGAAGTCTCGCGTTGTGACATCATTTTCACCTTATTGCGGCCGCCCTTCGATGCCAATTGACGTGAGGTGATCttctgcaattgcagttgacGACGCATCATCGATGAGAGCTGCTGCTTCCACAAACAGCCGAAGAACCGCGATGATGTTGGTTGCATGATGAGTGTGTTCgatctgtgtgtgttgcgacttaatttagttgtattcaattcaattatagcGCACTTTCTTACCTAATGAGTTGAATGGTAACTTGAAGAAATTTTTGTGAAAGCCGAAAAcgaagaaaattaattatgccaGAATTTTTTTGTACTGTTGACTTGACTTCTGAAATTTACTACTTTACATTAGCTCTGTACTGTGAACGGCAACCGAATGAGACTAAATCTCTGAGCACAGCCCGCTGGTCAACTTATCGCCTACtttgattaaataatttttaattgttcgCCTACTAACGttatgaagaaaaaaaaaacttttctctcagttttattacaataaaactATAGACTTGAAATACAAAGATTCCTACATttaaaacccaaaaaaaaaaaaaatgcaaaaaattattaagaacTTGACTTGAAAATATTCCAACAAAAAACCCAATTGCAAAGAAATTTGGGTGACAAAAAATACTCGATTCTAAAAGAATCCAACAAAAATATGGACAACAAAAGTTACTAGgtttgaaaaacaatttagaGTGCTACAGTGTGTTcgaaaaaaggcaaaaaaacaaaaaggtcCGTTACTATTTTAACAAtgtatgaaattaatataccaaaaaaaaaaaatatattttataccgAAGACTTTATTTACTATATCGGTATACTATTAAATCCAAACCATTGGGTTGAAAATATACGAGATTGTGAAAGCAACTACTACATAGCATGTCTTGATCAGCCAGTCTTGGTCAACAGTAGAGACGatatacattcatacatatgtacatatatacagacaaagtaattaaataaatacttttgcatgggaaaatctggtatattttgcactctatagtataatatatcttcaatgtagtaccatatcaatatatcaaatatacatcatttggtttattttcagtatttttgtggtatatcattttggaatattttatgcttaataccgcactactttgcttttatttaaaatgggtatcgCGTATACCATCTGGtttattttgagtatttttgtagtatattaatttggtatattttataattaataccACACAGTTTTGCTTCTATTCGAAATGGGTTTCTCATAGTCGAatacactcaactgtagctttcatacttgtttCTTATGTTGTTGTCTTTGGCCACGAGCTTGATACTTcccttttgtcttttttgtgccgagtataaaaatcaattcgAAAACATGAttctacaaaaaaattgtggtCTAGCCAAACTAAATGCAAGTTCTGTGGCTGTAGCACAGCTCAACAATACGCCTGTAATTATCGGGGGCATGTGGAGGACACATCTTGTTGCAATTGCACATCCGCTTGCAACAAGGAGAACCATTAACTGCCTGAGTGTGGCATGAGGCAtgaggcaagaggcaagaggcaGGAGACAGAAGGCGAAGGCGGAGGCAGGCGACACTTGGGGGCACCGCTTGCGACTTAAATGCAGACACTTGAActctttttgattttgcatGCATGTGCCACACATGTGGCACACCATATGTATGCATACCTGCCACACAATTGCACAATTATGTTAAATATCGACAAGTGGGCTTTTGTTCCatgccgcagcagcagaagcagcgaaTATTAATGACGACAGGTATTAAATACTCgaagttgcaactgcaaaacGCTAAcgctgtgtatgtgtatgtgtgtgtgtgcttgtgctACTTGTCACAATCGAAACCATaggccaaacaacaaaacttgtAATACAGGTTGAGTGCTTTATAATTTTGCTagactttgttttgtttgcaactGGGTGAAGCACGCATTTCTTTTTGTGCTTGTGAGTACTGGAAAAACTCATTCTTCTGCTCCCTTGCTCTGCGCTGCAGGTGATAGGTCTGTGTATTTGCCACAGCTCAAGCGTGCCGCATGCAGCACAAGCCACAAAATGTTTCCCAAAAATAAACTCATAACCACTGTGCATGTGGTTACGAAAttttcgtatttcgtatttcatattttgaatttggcTCAAAAATCGCATTTACTTTTGAGATAAAAGAGTAAAATTGAAGAAGTCTGCGTTAAAGATTTTCATAAAATACGCGCGTTACTTAATTATGCAATCTAAATGCATTGAATCACCTCAACCAAATGACAATAATCATAATGACAGCAGCCAGAGGGCaagagttggagttggagttggagttggagagTGAGAGGAAGAGTATGTCATCAGTAGGTACAACGATTGCCAAGGCTTTTGCAAAGCAACGCCAAAAATGTTAACTCATTTGTTGTCCTTTTGCTCAGCAGAAAACGTGATAGGTGGAGGGAGGGGGGAAAGTAGGACAgtcggacagacggacagacggataaACCACAGCGCAGCGTTGTCTATGGGGCAGGTGTTTGACTCACTCCactcgatgtcgatgtcgtcgttgctgttgttgttgctgttgtttctgttgttgccagGTTCGCATCCTCAACAGACGACAAAtctttgcaattaatttacgTGCCATTTCGTAGCAAAATGTTCGTTAGATTTCTTTGGCTTGGCGGAATTCCAAGACAGCAAGCAGTTATCCAGGTCCAAAGACCAGTCGGCGTTCCTCTTGCTAGCGACGGCGGCTCACAAAAGTCATGACGCGCTGATGACGTTGCCAGTGGAAGGATTTAATGGCAcattaagaattttattaccgcacacaacagcaacaacaacaatccgaatacatatatacatatatacacatataaatataaagagaAGGTGAGGGAGAT
Coding sequences:
- the LOC117577934 gene encoding uncharacterized protein LOC117577934, with the translated sequence MQPTSSRFFGCLWKQQLSSMMRRQLQLQKITSRQLASKGGRNKVKMMSQRETSTQTRTPTPNLAHNPMHPAHPMRRETNMWKDPLSTDTKWLSARDPRRYRPDFGQTEPHSLRKQFMRSPDERTRDAMTRDWEAATQLNEIGRRQAQLVAQQRHHDKMYKQLDKSEATSRLGQSRSKYAAKQQRHHAADQRSNED